The Iamia sp. SCSIO 61187 genomic sequence CGGGCTGATGCTGGCCACGCTGGCCGAGGCCGCCGCCGCCACCGGGAACCGGGCGTGGCTGGAGGCGGCCGTCCAGGCCGGGGAGTTCCTGTGCCTGCGGATGCGCTCGGCCGACGGGCGCTGGCTGCGGAGCTGGCAGGGCGACCCGACCGATCCCGAGGCCACCGGGCGGGCCCACCAGCCCGCCTTCGCCGCCGACCACGCCGCCCTGGTCGACGGGTTCACCCGCCTGGCCGAGGCGACCGGCCAGGCCCGGTGGATGGCGGTGGCCCGGGCCACCGCCGACGTCCTCCTCGCCCTGTTCCGCGACACCGAGGGGTCGGGGTTCTTCACCACCGGCGCCGACGCCGAGGCCCTGGTCGCCCGGCCCAAGGACCTCCAGGACGGGGCCACCCCCAGCGCCAACAGCAACGCGGCGTGGGCGCTTCTCCGGCTGGCCGCCCTCACCGGCGAGCGGGCGTACCGGGACGCCGCCGAGGAGGTCCTCGCCCTGCTCGGGCCGCTGGCCGGCGAGCACCCGCTGGCCTTCGCCCACCTCGCCGCCGGCGTCGACCTCCACGCCCGGGGCAGCACCGAGGTCGTGATCCCCGGCTCGTCGCTCGACCTGGTCGGGACGGTGCAGCAGCGCTGGCTGCCCGACGCCGTGCTGGCCTGGGGCGAGCCCTACCCCTCGCCCCTGTGGGAGGGCCGGACCGAGGGCCACGCCTACGTCTGCCAGGGCTACTCGTGCCGGCTGCCCACGACTGACCCGGCGGTGCTCACCGACCAGCTCACCGGCTCGACCCACTGAGACGATGGGCGTGACCGTCGCCGTGGTGCTGGCCGGCGGCGCCGGGACCCGGTACGCCGGGCCGACGCCGAAGCTCCTGGCCCGGTTGGCCGACGGGGCCACCGTCCTGGAGCGGGCCGTCGGGGCGGCGGTCGCGGCCGGCGTCGGCCCGGTCGTCGTGGTGACGGGGGCGGTGGTCGACCCCGACCTGCCGGCGGACGTGGAGCTGGTCGCCAACCCGGCATGGCGCGACGGCCAGGCCACGTCGCTCCGGACGGCGATCGCCTGGGCGCGCGACGCCGGGGCCGATGCCGTCGTGGTGGGGCTCGGGGACCAGCCCGGGCTGGCGCCCGAGGCGTGGCGGGCGGTCGCCGCCGCCGAGGCGACGCCGTTGGCGGTGGCGACCTACGACGGCCGCCGTGGGCACCCCGTCCGCCTGGGGTCCGAGGTGTGGGACGAGCTGCCCACCAGCGGCGACGTCGGCGCCCGGCACGTGCTGGCGGCCCACCCCGGGCGGGTGGTCGAGGTCCCGTGCCCGGGCGATCCCACCGACATCGACACCGTCGCCGACCTCACCGGGTGGGACGCCCCCTGACCTGGGCGGAGGTCGCCACCACGACGGCCCCGGCGCCGAGGGTGGCGCCCCGGGGCGCAGGCCCGACCCCAGCCCCCGGCGTCGTAGGCGGCGGCGCCGACGGCCGAGCCGAGGGCCCCGCCCCCGAAGTACAGGGTCATGTAGGCGGAGGTGATGCGGCTGCGGGCCTCGGGCGCCAGCTCGTAGATGATCGTCTGGTTCAGCACCTGCACGCCCTGGACCCCGACGTCGAGCACGACCACGCCGACGACGACGGCGGCGATCGAGTGGCGGCCGGCCCACAGCACCCCGAACGACGTCACCACGGCGACGGCGGCGGCGATCCGTCCCGGCCCGGCCAGGCCCCGGTCGGCCAGGCGGCCGGCGGCGGTCGCGCACAGGGCCCCGGCCGCGCCGACCAGCCCCAGCAGGCCGATGGCGCCGTCGCCCCACCCGAACGGGGCGGCGGCCAGGTGGAACGAGATCGTCGTCCAGAACACCGAGAAGGTGGCGAAGGCCAGGGCGCCCACGAGGGCGGACCGCCGGAGCCCGGGGAGGTCGCGCAGCAGGGTGACCGTCGAGGCCAGCACGGCGCCGTACCCGATGCGGGGCCGCCCCTCGTCCGGCGGCAGCAGCCGGGACAGGGCGACGGCCAGGGCCACCGCCGCCCCGGCGGCGACGACGAACACGGCGCGCCACCCGAGCAGCCCGGCGATGCCCCCGGCCACGGTCCGGGCCAGCAGGATCCCGAGGAGCAGCCCGGTCATGACGGTGCCGACGGCCCGGCCCCGCTGGCCGTCGGTGGCCAGGCCGGCGGTGAGGGCCACCATCAGCTGGGCCGCGGTGGCCCCGACCCCGACGACCAGGAGGGCGACGGCCAGCACGGGCAGCGACGGGGCGACGGACGCGCCCACCAGGGCGACCACCATGGCGACCAGCACGGCCGGGATCAGCCGGCGGCGGGCCACCAGGTCGCCGAGCGGGACGAGCAGGGCCAGGCCGGCGGCGTAGCCGACCTGGGCGGCGGTCACGACGAGGCCCGTCCGGCCCTCGCTGGTGCCCAGGTCCTCGCCGATCGTGTGCAGCAGGGGCTGGGCGTAGTACAGGTTGGCGACGGCCAGCCCCGTCGCCGCGGCGAGCACGAGCCCGAACCCCCGCGACAGCCCCCGCCCCTCGACCATGCGGCTCAGTCTGGCTTCGGCTCCTCGGTGATCATGCGGTAGCGGTCGGGGAGGCGGTACTGGGCGAAGTTGAAGACGGTGCGCTTGTAGTCCCAGCAGCGGTCCAGGTCGACCAGGGCGATGACGACCTCGTCGCCCTCGGTGATGGCGCGGGCCACGACCT encodes the following:
- a CDS encoding NTP transferase domain-containing protein; translated protein: MTVAVVLAGGAGTRYAGPTPKLLARLADGATVLERAVGAAVAAGVGPVVVVTGAVVDPDLPADVELVANPAWRDGQATSLRTAIAWARDAGADAVVVGLGDQPGLAPEAWRAVAAAEATPLAVATYDGRRGHPVRLGSEVWDELPTSGDVGARHVLAAHPGRVVEVPCPGDPTDIDTVADLTGWDAP